In the genome of Rhodamnia argentea isolate NSW1041297 chromosome 3, ASM2092103v1, whole genome shotgun sequence, one region contains:
- the LOC115727080 gene encoding pentatricopeptide repeat-containing protein At4g19890-like — protein MVSIRFLRPRRLSQALSGTSNAYSLFHARFTLRALRHSSGDCPSPQPDSSPSCQPHSVVSSICSMVCDAHHKHAHVRVRPPHLSLNIDCDSLTHEQAITVVASLANEAGSMVALSFFYWAIGTDKFRHFMRLYIVCATSLIGNGNLERANEVMQRMVKSFAEIGRLKEAINMVLEMQNQGLVPTTRLMNFVMEVAIERGFLDSAENVFDCLYERGVFPDPNSYKVMVIAYCRMGSILEADTWLSKLIGRDFIVDNATLTLITNSFCEKGFMTRAIWYFRKMVDMGLTPNVLNYTSLINGLCKKGSIKQGFELLEEMVRKGWKPNVYTHTALIDGLCKKGWSDKAFRLFLKLVRSENYKPNVYTYTAMISCYCRENKMNRAEMLFSRMQEQGLIPNTNTYTTLIDGHCKGGDFERAYELMGIMTDVGFSPNICTYNVLIDGLCKRGRFEEACKMLKKSFRSGLEADLFTYSILINEQCKRARIEQALALLSRMIKLSVQPDIQTYTIMISALCKQKRMKESEKIFEEAIRLGLVPTKETYTSMIGGFFRDGNANLAIKFFHRMSDHGCLPDSITYCALISGLCKESRLNEARRLYDLMIDKGLSPCEVTRLTLAYEYCKKDESANALLILERLENKLWIRTVNTLVRKLCSEKKVGMAALFFHKLTDKETRVDRVTLAAFMTACYESNKYALLSDLTKRIHEGNGCHSQLS, from the coding sequence ATGGTTTCCATTAGATTTCTCCGACCTCGGCGACTTTCGCAAGCACTGTCGGGAACTTCAAACGCCTACTCTCTCTTTCACGCCCGCTTCACTCTCCGAGCACTTCGTCACTCCTCTGGCGACTGCCCTTCGCCGCAACCCGATTCTTCACCATCCTGTCAGCCTCATTCTGTCGTCTCATCGATCTGTTCGATGGTGTGCGATGCTCATCACAAGCATGCCCATGTGAGAGTGCGGCCTCCGCACCTCAGTCTTAACATAGATTGTGATTCTCTGACTCATGAGCAGGCCATTACCGTCGTTGCCTCTCTGGCCAATGAGGCTGGTTCGATGGTGGCGTTGAGTTTCTTCTACTGGGCTATCGGGACTGATAAATTTAGGCACTTTATGAGGCTTTATATAGTTTGTGCCACGTCGTTGATTGGTAATGGTAACTTGGAGAGGGCCAATGAAGTGATGCAGCGTATGGTCAAAAGCTTTGCTGAGATTGGGAGGTTAAAGGAGGCTATTAATATGGTACTTGAAATGCAGAATCAGGGTCTGGTGCCCACTACCCGCTTGATGAATTTTGTCATGGAGGTCGCCATTGAAAGGGGTTTTCTCGACTCTGCAGAGAACGTGTTTGATTGTTTGTATGAGAGAGGGGTTTTTCCTGATCCTAACAGTTACAAGGTGATGGTCATTGCTTACTGTCGAATGGGGAGTATCCTTGAGGCAGATACTTGGTTGAGTAAACTGATTGGTAGAGATTTCATTGTTGATAATGCTACTCTTACCTTGATCACCAACTCATTTTGTGAGAAGGGGTTTATGACTCGAGCTATCTGGTATTTCCGGAAGATGGTTGATATGGGTTTGACGCCGAATGTGTTAAATTATACCTCACTGATCAATGGGTTATGCAAGAAAGGCAGCATTAAGCAAGGATTCGAGCTCCTGGAGGAAATGGTTAGAAAAGGTTGGAAGCCAAATGTGTATACTCATACGGCGTTGATTGATGGTCTCTGCAAGAAAGGTTGGAGTGATAAGGCATTTAGACTCTTCCTTAAGCTAGTCCGGAGTGAAAATTATAAACCGAACGTGTATACATACACTGCCATGATCAGTTGCTATTGCAGAGAAAACAAGATGAACCGTGCAGAGATGTTATTCAGCAGAATGCAAGAACAGGGACTGATTCCTAACACCAATACATACACGACTCTCATCGATGGCCATTGTAAAGGTGGGGATTTCGAAAGAGCATATGAGTTGATGGGCATAATGACAGATGTGGGCTTCAGCCCTAACATCTGTACGTACAATGTGCTTATTGATGGTCTTTGTAAGAGGGGTAGGTTTGAAGAGGCTTGTAAAATGCTGAAAAAATCTTTCCGAAGTGGATTGGAAGCTGATCTCTTCACATATAGTATACTCATAAACGAGCAGTGCAAGAGGGCGAGAATTGAGCAAGCCCTAGCACTTCTAAGCAGGATGATTAAACTTTCTGTGCAACCTGATATACAAACATACACCATTATGATTTCTGCCTTGTGTAAgcaaaagagaatgaaagaaagcgaaaagattttcGAAGAAGCAATCAGGCTTGGCTTAGTTCCTACCAAAGAAACCTACACATCCATGATTGGTGGATTCTTTAGGGATGGGAATGCCAACTTAGCAATAAAATTTTTCCACAGGATGAGTGACCATGGATGTCTCCCTGATAGTATCACTTACTGCGCTTTGATCAGCGGACTTTGCAAAGAGTCCAGGTTGAATGAGGCTCGTCGACTATATGACTTGATGATAGACAAGGGACTTTCCCCATGCGAGGTTACTCGACTGACGTTGGCCTATGAATACTGCAAAAAAGATGAATCTGCTAATGCATTGCTGATTTTGGAGAGATTAGAAAATAAACTTTGGATCCGAACTGTGAATACATTAGTGAGGAAGCTTTGCAGTGAGAAAAAGGTGGGAATGGCAGCACTGTTCTTTCATAAATTAACCGACAAGGAAACCAGAGTGGATCGTGTAACATTAGCTGCATTTATGACTGCTTGTTACGAAAGCAACAAATATGCTCTTCTTTCAGATCTGACCAAAAGGATCCATGAAGGAAATGGCTGCCACTCACAACTTAGTTGA